The proteins below are encoded in one region of Triticum aestivum cultivar Chinese Spring chromosome 1B, IWGSC CS RefSeq v2.1, whole genome shotgun sequence:
- the LOC123134912 gene encoding U-box domain-containing protein 29 — MDALVAGQQARRRIRPPEPLVMAASPTTPAAFKCPISLEVMRSPVSLPTGATYDRASIQRWLDSGHRTCPATRLPLASTDLVPNLLLRRLIHLHAATLPPSPSPEEALSQLAASHGEPAAAEKAVRSLAAKIAPEKGKQASVASAVAADLDSTVPALLSFAKGGAGTNARVDAVRILATVAPEMVPYLTRDGTEKRGRVKMAVEAMAAVLSAGGVSEDARKALITALVAADLGRVVATLLSAGPTGVVVLEAILTSPVPDADVKTAIADRSELFPDLVRILKEAASPAAILCMAAAVQVRGRPARASMVRAGAVPALALAVAAAPTAAAESALMLLVEAARCSDGKAVIADDAAEVAAAVMGRMIRVGQMGREAAVALLWLSCCARGGDRKMREALAAAPEAVGKLLVVMQGDCSPATSRMAGELLRAVRMEQERKGMVSSSYDSRTIHVMPY; from the coding sequence ATGGACGCGCTCGTCGCCGGACAGCAGGCCAGGCGGCGGATCCGGCCGCCGGAGCCTCTCGTGATGGCCGCCTCCCCGACGACGCCGGCCGCGTTCAAGTGCCCGATCTCGCTCGAGGTGATGCGCTCGCCGGTGAGCCTCCCCACCGGCGCCACCTACGACCGGGCGTCCATACAGCGCTggctcgactccggccaccgcacCTGCCCGGCCACGCGGCTGCCGCTGGCGTCCACGGACCTGGTGCCCAACCTGCTCCTGCGCCGCCTCATCCATCTGCACGCCGCCAcgctgccgccctcgccctcgcccgagGAGGCGCTCTCGCAGCTCGCCGCCTCGCACGGTGAGCCCGCCGCGGCGGAGAAGGCCGTGCGCTCGCTGGCCGCCAAGATCGCGCCGGAGAAAGGGAAGCAGGCCTCCGTCGCGTCCGCCGTCGCCGCTGATCTCGATTCTACCGTGCCGGCGCTCCTCTCCTTCGCCAAGGGGGGCGCCGGCACCAACGCGCGCGTCGACGCGGTGAGGATCCTGGCCACTGTGGCGCCGGAGATGGTGCCCTACCTGACCCGGGACGGCACGGAGAAGCGTGGACGGGTCAAGATGGCCGTGGAGGCCATGGCTGCCGTCTTGTCCGCGGGCGGAGTCAGCGAAGATGCCAGGAAAGCCCTCATCACCGCGCTCGTGGCCGCCGATCTGGGACGCGTCGTGGCAACGCTGCTCTCCGCAGGTCCCACCGGCGTCGTGGTTCTCGAGGCGATCCTGACGTCGCCCGTGCCGGACGCCGACGTGAAGACCGCAATCGCCGACAGGTCGGAGCTGTTCCCCGATCTGGTGAGGATCCTCAAGGAGGCCGCGTCACCGGCAGCCATCCTGTGCATGGCCGCGGCCGTGCAGGTACGCGGGCGGCCCGCCCGAGCGTCGATGGTCCGAGCCGGCGCAGTCCCCGCGCTCGCGCTCGCCGTGGcggccgcgcccacggccgcggcggagtccgcgctGATGCTATTAGTAGAGGCGGCCCGTTGCAGCGACGGTAAAGCAGTTATCGCCGACGACGCGGCGGAGGTGGCGGCAGCCGTGATGGGCAGGATGATACGGGTCGGGCAAATGGGGCGCGAGGCCGCGGTGGCGCTGCTGTGGCTGTCCTGCTGCGCGAGGGGCGGGGACCGGAAGATGAGGGAGGCGCTGGCAGCAGCGCCGGAAGCGGTGGGGAAGCTGCTGGTGGTGATGCAAGGGGACTGCTCGCCGGCGACGTCGAGGATGGCCGGAGAGCTGCTGAGAGCCGTGAGGATggagcaggagaggaagggcatGGTCTCCTCCTCCTACGACAGCCGCACCATCCATGTCATGCCTTACTAG